The following are from one region of the Rhodopirellula sp. P2 genome:
- a CDS encoding ABC transporter permease — MFHLIALIRKEFLALLKDPRSRFVIIAPPIIQLLVFGYAATFDVTDVPLAVYNESSGEASRELVARFEGSGNFRRVATITEDRQIAPLIDRREALVVLHIGRTFSRDIHRDGQGTVQVILDGRDSNTALITLGYARQIIQRFNTAWATEHGLSAAPAKLEVRSWYNPNLQSRWFIVPGIVGLLTLVVTLLVTALSVAREREQGTFDQLLVTPYRPWEILVGKATPGFIIGIAEATVIIVATIHWFEVPFHGSWLTLYCGVVLFVLAVIGIGLMISSLAMTQQQALLGAFLFLVPAIILSGFSTPIANMPPFVQTLTYLDPLRYFVIVVRGTFLEGTPFHLLIDQFWPMALIAAVTLTSAAWLFRRRMN; from the coding sequence ATGTTCCACCTGATCGCACTGATTCGAAAAGAGTTTCTGGCTCTGCTGAAGGATCCTCGCAGTCGGTTCGTGATCATCGCTCCACCGATCATTCAGTTGCTGGTGTTTGGGTATGCGGCGACCTTTGATGTGACCGATGTGCCGCTGGCGGTTTACAACGAGAGCTCAGGGGAGGCATCGCGTGAATTGGTGGCTCGTTTTGAAGGCTCCGGCAACTTTCGGCGAGTGGCCACGATCACGGAAGATCGCCAGATCGCTCCGCTGATCGATCGCCGCGAAGCGTTGGTGGTGTTGCACATCGGTCGTACGTTCAGTCGCGACATTCACCGCGATGGCCAGGGCACCGTCCAAGTCATTCTGGACGGGCGTGATTCCAACACCGCCCTGATCACGCTGGGATACGCTCGGCAGATCATCCAGCGGTTCAACACGGCGTGGGCGACCGAGCACGGTCTCAGCGCCGCACCCGCCAAGCTGGAAGTGCGGTCGTGGTACAACCCGAATCTACAAAGTCGTTGGTTCATCGTTCCGGGCATTGTGGGATTGCTGACGCTGGTCGTCACCTTGCTGGTCACCGCTCTGTCGGTGGCACGCGAGCGAGAGCAAGGCACGTTTGATCAATTGTTGGTCACGCCCTATCGTCCCTGGGAAATTTTGGTTGGCAAAGCGACCCCGGGATTCATCATCGGGATCGCCGAAGCCACCGTGATCATCGTGGCGACGATCCATTGGTTCGAAGTGCCATTTCACGGCAGTTGGTTGACGCTCTACTGCGGCGTTGTGCTGTTTGTGTTGGCCGTGATCGGCATCGGCCTGATGATCTCGTCGCTGGCCATGACGCAGCAACAAGCCTTGCTGGGCGCGTTCTTGTTTCTTGTTCCCGCGATCATCTTGTCGGGATTCTCCACCCCGATCGCGAACATGCCGCCGTTTGTGCAAACGTTGACCTACCTCGACCCGCTGCGTTACTTCGTGATCGTGGTCCGAGGCACCTTCCTCGAAGGCACCCCGTTCCACTTGCTGATCGATCAGTTCTGGCCAATGGCCCTGATCGCGGCCGTCACGCTGACCTCCGCCGCCTGGCTGTTTCGCCGCCGGATGAATTAG
- a CDS encoding ATP-binding cassette domain-containing protein produces the protein MNNEGLVVSSPDRGEVALQLSDVTMTFQSGKRTVTALRDLQFNVATGKITGLIGPDGAGKTTVMRLATGILPADRGTVTVLGLDAAQQSLQVQATVGYMPQRFGLYEDLTVQENLDLYADLQGVPIDVRPTRFTELMHMTGLALFTKRLAGKLSGGMKQKLGLACTLVRPPQLLLLDEPTVGVDPVSRRELWTIVERFVREEGTTVLLSTAYLDEAERCDEVIVLDEGQLLGQGPPHQFSEPLNGRAFQVKIPGRKNRDVQELLAGRAGVTDAVIQGDAVRLVVEGNVDLSVEKWFPNDPNASITAVPPRFEDGFIAMLHERRPGGGRGNESMPDPPLASLDPPKGRVKLEDGEPSGGKVTEPGKLINVHEVERQFGDFYAVKRVTFAVARGEVFGLLGANGAGKTTLFRMLCGLLPATGGTLQVAGVDVRKAAAAARAKIGYMSQRFSLYGTLSVADNLRFFSSAYGLRGRRRRERMEWATHEFELATIADDNSGGLPLGYKQRLSLACALMHEPEILFLDEPTSGVDPLTRREFWHRINSLAASGVTVLVTTHFMEEAEYCDRMAIMMSGEILALGTPAEIKHQSTNQSNSNPTMEEAFIELIESTR, from the coding sequence ATGAACAACGAAGGACTCGTTGTGTCGTCGCCCGACCGCGGCGAGGTCGCCTTGCAATTGAGCGATGTCACGATGACTTTCCAATCGGGCAAGCGGACCGTCACGGCGCTGCGTGATTTGCAGTTCAACGTTGCCACGGGAAAGATCACCGGGCTGATTGGCCCCGATGGTGCCGGCAAAACCACGGTCATGCGATTGGCGACCGGGATTTTGCCTGCGGATCGCGGAACGGTCACTGTGCTAGGACTCGATGCTGCCCAGCAATCGCTGCAGGTTCAAGCCACGGTGGGTTACATGCCGCAGCGGTTCGGCTTGTACGAAGATCTGACGGTTCAAGAAAACCTGGATCTGTACGCGGATCTTCAAGGGGTTCCCATCGATGTTCGGCCAACGCGGTTCACCGAGTTGATGCACATGACCGGGCTGGCCCTGTTCACCAAACGACTGGCTGGGAAATTGTCCGGCGGCATGAAGCAAAAGCTTGGCCTGGCTTGCACGCTGGTCCGTCCACCCCAACTGCTCTTGCTGGATGAACCCACGGTCGGCGTGGATCCCGTCTCGCGGCGAGAGCTGTGGACGATCGTCGAGCGTTTCGTGCGTGAAGAGGGCACCACGGTGCTGCTCAGCACGGCGTACTTGGACGAGGCCGAACGTTGTGACGAAGTGATCGTGCTGGACGAGGGGCAACTGCTGGGACAGGGACCGCCTCATCAGTTCAGCGAGCCTTTGAACGGGCGCGCATTCCAAGTGAAAATTCCCGGTCGCAAGAACCGTGACGTTCAGGAGCTGTTGGCTGGCCGAGCAGGTGTGACCGACGCGGTGATCCAGGGTGACGCAGTCCGGTTGGTCGTGGAAGGCAACGTGGATTTGTCCGTCGAGAAATGGTTTCCCAATGATCCCAATGCTTCCATCACCGCGGTGCCGCCGCGATTTGAGGACGGTTTCATCGCCATGCTCCATGAACGCCGCCCGGGTGGTGGACGAGGCAACGAATCCATGCCCGACCCTCCCCTCGCTTCGCTCGACCCTCCCAAAGGGAGGGTGAAGTTGGAGGATGGCGAGCCTTCCGGTGGGAAGGTGACCGAGCCTGGCAAGCTGATCAACGTTCATGAAGTCGAGCGTCAGTTCGGCGATTTCTATGCGGTCAAGCGAGTGACGTTTGCTGTCGCTCGTGGCGAAGTCTTTGGCTTGCTGGGGGCCAACGGGGCTGGCAAGACAACCTTGTTTCGAATGCTTTGCGGCTTGCTTCCTGCCACGGGCGGAACGTTGCAAGTGGCGGGGGTCGACGTTCGCAAAGCCGCGGCTGCGGCCCGCGCAAAGATCGGTTACATGTCTCAACGGTTTTCGCTTTACGGCACGCTCAGTGTTGCCGACAACCTGCGGTTCTTCAGCAGTGCGTACGGACTGCGTGGCCGTCGTCGACGCGAACGAATGGAATGGGCAACGCATGAGTTCGAACTCGCGACGATCGCGGACGACAACAGCGGTGGTCTGCCGCTGGGCTACAAACAACGCTTGTCGCTGGCTTGTGCGTTGATGCATGAACCAGAGATTCTGTTTTTGGATGAGCCAACGTCCGGCGTCGATCCGCTGACTCGCCGAGAGTTTTGGCACCGCATCAATTCGCTGGCCGCATCCGGTGTCACTGTGTTGGTCACGACGCACTTCATGGAAGAAGCCGAATACTGCGATCGCATGGCCATCATGATGTCGGGCGAAATCTTGGCGCTTGGCACACCCGCCGAAATCAAACATCAATCCACCAACCAATCCAATTCCAACCCAACCATGGAAGAAGCCTTCATTGAGTTGATTGAATCAACCAGATGA
- the tnpA gene encoding IS200/IS605 family transposase — MSTFTNLLFHLIYSTKYRKPAIRSEWQDELHGYLGGIVRDQKGTLLKIGGVEDHVHLLAKLSPTIAISDVLRTIKSNSSKWINERSDVHRKFEWQSGYAAFSVSESQAPAVADYIANQAEHHRKKTFEEEFLSILKRHRIQYDPRYVFEREIIA, encoded by the coding sequence ATGTCGACGTTCACGAATCTTTTGTTTCATCTGATCTACAGCACGAAGTATCGCAAGCCAGCGATTCGGTCCGAATGGCAGGATGAACTGCACGGGTACCTGGGCGGCATTGTCCGCGACCAGAAAGGGACGTTGCTCAAAATTGGTGGTGTCGAAGATCATGTTCACTTGCTCGCGAAATTGAGCCCTACCATCGCCATTTCGGATGTGCTGCGTACGATCAAATCCAATTCGTCGAAATGGATCAACGAGCGATCGGACGTCCACCGAAAATTTGAATGGCAATCCGGGTACGCTGCGTTTTCCGTCAGCGAATCCCAAGCCCCTGCCGTCGCCGACTACATCGCGAACCAGGCGGAACACCATCGCAAAAAAACGTTCGAAGAAGAGTTCCTCTCGATCTTGAAAAGACATCGCATCCAATACGACCCGCGTTACGTTTTCGAACGCGAAATCATCGCATGA
- a CDS encoding sulfatase/phosphatase domain-containing protein: MIRWPDAISAGQTSQTFGHTNDLLPTFCAASVQLPSDLPLDGLSLLSHWKGGTPPSQEERGTVFWQLDLYKSLQRHSPKPKPYATEVVMRGNWKLLALKGKPVELFDVETDPNEKRNVLAEHPELVASLSAQLKDWLNEPRTTK, translated from the coding sequence TTGATTCGCTGGCCAGACGCCATTTCAGCGGGCCAAACATCGCAGACGTTTGGCCACACAAACGATTTGTTGCCAACCTTTTGCGCCGCCTCCGTCCAGCTCCCAAGCGATTTGCCATTGGATGGATTGAGTTTGCTATCGCATTGGAAGGGCGGGACTCCACCGAGCCAGGAAGAACGCGGGACGGTGTTCTGGCAGTTGGATCTCTACAAAAGTCTTCAGCGCCACTCTCCCAAACCCAAACCCTACGCGACCGAAGTGGTGATGCGGGGAAACTGGAAGTTGCTCGCGCTCAAGGGCAAACCGGTCGAGCTGTTTGACGTGGAGACTGACCCCAACGAGAAACGAAACGTGCTGGCCGAGCATCCTGAATTGGTCGCGTCACTGAGTGCGCAACTCAAGGACTGGCTCAACGAGCCACGCACGACCAAGTGA
- a CDS encoding ABC transporter permease yields MATRRGGSLMRLRGLVRKEFLQVWRDPSSLAIAFVLPVILLLMFGYGVSLDAEHVPIALVVERTTPDTTSFCAELEHSLYFRPVYLHGMPAARQAMMERRVDAILHLREDFSSKLRRPGGATMQLAVNGVDANTARIVEGYVTAVHGKWLEHRVMAQGGTLVQPVVLQQRIWFNANVRSRNYLVPGVIALVMTLIGSLLTAMLMAREWERGTMEAMMVTPVSMLEVLLGKILPYFVLGMGGLTLSVAMGVWLFGVPLRGSLWVLLVSSTLFLLTALGMGLFISTVTRVQFVAGQVAILTTFLPAFILSGFIFDIGSMPWPIQWLTHLIPARYYVTLLKTTFLAGDVWSVILPNSAALAIMAVVFLGLTVKLSPKRLH; encoded by the coding sequence ATGGCAACTCGACGTGGCGGATCGTTGATGCGACTGCGAGGGCTCGTTCGCAAAGAGTTCTTGCAGGTCTGGCGTGACCCCAGTTCCTTGGCGATCGCGTTTGTGCTGCCTGTGATTTTGTTGCTGATGTTTGGCTATGGGGTTTCGCTGGATGCCGAACATGTGCCGATCGCGCTGGTGGTCGAGCGAACGACGCCGGACACGACCAGCTTCTGTGCCGAGCTGGAACACTCACTGTATTTCCGCCCGGTCTATCTGCATGGGATGCCCGCGGCGCGGCAAGCGATGATGGAACGCCGTGTCGACGCGATCTTGCATCTTCGCGAAGACTTTTCGTCGAAGCTGCGACGGCCTGGCGGAGCCACCATGCAATTGGCGGTCAACGGTGTCGATGCGAACACCGCTCGAATTGTCGAAGGGTACGTCACCGCCGTGCACGGCAAATGGCTGGAACACCGCGTGATGGCGCAAGGCGGGACGCTGGTGCAACCTGTCGTGTTGCAGCAACGGATTTGGTTCAACGCCAATGTCCGCAGTCGAAACTACCTCGTCCCCGGTGTGATCGCCCTGGTGATGACGCTGATCGGATCGTTGCTGACCGCGATGTTGATGGCCAGAGAATGGGAACGCGGCACGATGGAAGCGATGATGGTGACACCGGTCTCGATGTTGGAAGTGCTGCTTGGAAAGATCCTGCCCTACTTCGTGCTCGGGATGGGCGGGCTGACGCTCTCGGTCGCGATGGGAGTGTGGCTGTTCGGCGTGCCGCTGCGTGGTTCCCTGTGGGTTTTGCTGGTGAGTTCCACGCTGTTCTTGTTGACCGCGCTGGGCATGGGGCTGTTCATTTCGACGGTGACGCGAGTCCAATTTGTGGCGGGGCAAGTCGCGATCCTGACCACGTTTTTGCCCGCCTTCATTTTGTCGGGGTTCATCTTTGACATTGGCAGCATGCCTTGGCCGATCCAGTGGCTGACGCACCTGATCCCAGCCCGCTACTACGTCACCCTTCTGAAGACGACCTTTCTTGCTGGCGACGTTTGGAGCGTCATCCTGCCCAATTCAGCCGCGCTGGCGATCATGGCAGTCGTCTTTCTCGGCCTGACGGTCAAGCTCTCTCCCAAGCGACTCCACTAG
- a CDS encoding 3-keto-disaccharide hydrolase, whose amino-acid sequence MMILRSLPLRLLLLCMFVSASVNLAIASDNTVASTLGQQPPEDAVVLFDGSGLDAWKPFSWQWINPNDDQQEVQWKIVDGEAMEIAFEIEGKRRKQFLCTKQTFGDYQLHLEFQLPDGDSGNSGIFFGPMYELQILNTADKDRPGLGDCGAIYQIRSPDVNATLGPGQWQTVDLKYQAAQIGKNGFMTENGAARVTVRLNGKLIHDDFKLSLRRNKYAAFPEEPTSPIVLQEHGSKVKFRNIWLVEKASPTTKTK is encoded by the coding sequence ATGATGATCCTCAGAAGCCTGCCACTCCGCTTGCTACTCCTTTGCATGTTCGTCTCTGCATCGGTGAACTTGGCGATCGCATCGGACAACACAGTTGCATCGACACTTGGTCAGCAACCACCTGAGGATGCCGTGGTTCTGTTTGACGGCTCCGGGTTGGATGCCTGGAAACCGTTTTCGTGGCAGTGGATCAATCCCAACGACGACCAGCAAGAAGTGCAATGGAAGATCGTGGACGGCGAGGCAATGGAGATTGCGTTTGAAATTGAGGGTAAACGCCGCAAACAGTTTCTTTGCACCAAGCAAACGTTTGGCGACTATCAATTGCATTTGGAATTTCAACTTCCCGATGGCGATAGCGGCAACAGCGGGATCTTCTTCGGGCCGATGTACGAACTGCAAATCCTCAATACCGCGGACAAAGATCGTCCTGGACTGGGCGACTGCGGTGCGATCTACCAAATCCGGTCCCCCGACGTGAACGCTACATTGGGGCCGGGCCAATGGCAAACGGTGGACCTGAAATATCAAGCGGCCCAGATCGGCAAGAACGGGTTCATGACGGAAAACGGTGCCGCTCGTGTCACCGTGCGACTCAATGGAAAGTTGATTCACGATGACTTCAAACTGTCGCTGCGCCGGAATAAGTACGCTGCCTTTCCCGAGGAACCGACTTCGCCGATCGTGCTGCAGGAACATGGCTCGAAAGTGAAATTCCGAAACATCTGGCTGGTCGAAAAAGCATCGCCAACCACGAAAACGAAATGA
- a CDS encoding amylo-alpha-1,6-glucosidase: MNEQQTNEALLSEGYDRAIALLRECSSEDGFLASPSPRDNYRRVWARDGVIMGLAGLMTGDRELVGTLRHTLVTLARHQGPQGEIPSNVDTAAGRVSYGGTTGRVDADLWFLIGCCQFWHATGDDDFLNDMLPVMERVRFLLGAWEFNNRGLLYVPQTGDWADEYIHHGYVLYDQLLYLQAQQDLCAVHRHLHQSSDHVLEEKTTHLKHVIRDNYWFDDGDDVPDDVYHEVLYRKGKAAASDHCASHHWMSFFSPQGYGYRFDTLANVLVSVLDVADDQQRARVDAFIIDEGVVPNDISLMPAFYPVIQPVDEDWRDLQMSFSYTFKNQPHEYHNGGLWPMVTGFYVADLAARGKPDQARSFLHGIHRANALEMDGEPWGFPEYVHGQRFSAGGTRHQGWSAAGAVIGHHALEGVPLFRAGTS; this comes from the coding sequence ATGAACGAGCAACAAACGAACGAAGCACTTCTGAGTGAAGGCTATGACCGCGCGATCGCGTTGTTACGCGAGTGCAGCAGCGAAGATGGGTTCCTGGCCAGTCCTTCGCCGCGTGACAATTACCGTCGGGTGTGGGCGCGGGACGGAGTGATCATGGGACTTGCCGGTTTGATGACGGGGGATCGTGAGTTGGTTGGCACTTTGCGTCACACGCTGGTGACCTTGGCACGCCACCAGGGGCCGCAAGGTGAGATTCCGAGCAACGTGGACACCGCCGCGGGGCGTGTCAGCTATGGCGGTACAACGGGGCGGGTGGACGCGGACCTGTGGTTTCTCATCGGTTGTTGCCAATTCTGGCACGCGACCGGCGATGACGATTTTCTCAATGACATGCTGCCGGTCATGGAACGCGTGCGATTCCTCCTCGGTGCCTGGGAATTCAATAACCGAGGGCTGCTGTATGTGCCTCAGACCGGTGATTGGGCGGACGAGTACATTCACCATGGCTATGTGCTCTACGATCAACTGCTTTACTTGCAGGCCCAGCAAGACCTGTGTGCGGTTCATCGTCATCTGCACCAATCCTCGGATCATGTCTTGGAGGAAAAGACCACTCACCTCAAACACGTGATTCGTGACAATTACTGGTTCGACGATGGCGACGATGTTCCCGATGACGTGTACCACGAAGTGCTCTACCGCAAAGGCAAAGCCGCGGCCTCGGATCACTGTGCCAGTCACCACTGGATGTCGTTCTTTTCACCGCAGGGATATGGCTATCGTTTTGACACCTTGGCCAACGTGCTCGTCTCGGTGTTGGACGTGGCCGACGATCAACAGCGCGCCCGCGTGGATGCGTTCATCATTGACGAAGGCGTCGTTCCCAATGACATCTCACTGATGCCCGCTTTTTATCCCGTGATCCAACCGGTGGATGAGGACTGGCGTGATTTGCAGATGAGTTTCTCATACACGTTCAAGAACCAGCCGCACGAGTATCACAACGGTGGTCTCTGGCCAATGGTCACTGGGTTTTATGTGGCCGATCTGGCCGCCCGAGGCAAGCCTGACCAGGCCCGGAGTTTTCTGCATGGAATCCACCGAGCCAATGCCTTGGAAATGGATGGCGAACCGTGGGGTTTTCCCGAGTACGTGCATGGTCAACGGTTCTCCGCAGGAGGCACGCGTCACCAGGGTTGGAGTGCCGCGGGCGCCGTCATCGGGCATCATGCCCTGGAAGGCGTTCCCCTGTTCAGAGCGGGGACATCATGA
- a CDS encoding sulfatase family protein, whose amino-acid sequence MCICLLQGLAVAAPPNFVVIFTDDQGYQDVGCFGSPDIRTPRLDAMAKGGMKFTSFYAQPICGPSRAALMTGCYPMRVAERGHTKQIHPILHEDEITIAEVLKTKGYASACFGKWDLAKHAQSGFFPDLLPTGQGFDHFYGTPTSNDRVANLYRNEELIEPDSDMATLTRRYTDEAISFIEQNQNQPFFVYIPHTMPHTRLDASNDFKGKSKRGLYGDVIEEIDFNVGRILDSLNELNLADNTYVLFTSDNGPWLVKNKGHADGHRPGDHGGSAGPLRSGKVSTFEGGVRVPAILWAPGKVPAGTVCDSIATTMDVMPTLAALAGAEIPTDRVIDGEDIRHLFHGEFDQANPDKAFFYYLRVHLQAVRQGKWKLHLPREKQPIGAAPFGRNVHIARQDRIGFKKPFLVDLDNDLGETTNVAAQNPKVVERLLGLAESMQEDLGDYDRVGKNMRFFDPLDVRPTIPPVPAPPARKGQPSHSNK is encoded by the coding sequence ATGTGCATCTGTCTGCTTCAGGGACTCGCTGTCGCTGCGCCACCCAACTTCGTCGTCATCTTCACGGACGACCAAGGCTACCAGGACGTGGGCTGCTTCGGCTCGCCCGACATCCGAACGCCGCGTCTGGATGCGATGGCAAAGGGCGGCATGAAGTTCACCAGCTTCTATGCTCAACCGATCTGCGGACCATCGCGAGCGGCTTTGATGACCGGATGTTATCCAATGCGGGTGGCGGAACGAGGGCACACCAAGCAGATCCATCCGATTCTGCACGAGGACGAAATCACGATCGCCGAAGTGCTGAAAACGAAGGGCTACGCGTCTGCTTGCTTTGGCAAGTGGGACCTCGCCAAGCACGCACAGTCGGGATTCTTCCCTGACTTGCTTCCAACCGGCCAGGGATTCGACCACTTCTACGGAACGCCCACCAGCAACGACCGTGTGGCGAACCTCTATCGCAACGAAGAGCTGATCGAACCGGATTCCGACATGGCCACGTTGACCCGCCGTTACACCGACGAAGCCATCTCGTTCATCGAACAGAATCAAAACCAGCCGTTCTTTGTTTACATCCCTCACACGATGCCACACACGCGGCTGGATGCATCCAACGATTTCAAAGGCAAAAGCAAGCGTGGCCTGTACGGCGACGTCATCGAAGAAATTGACTTCAACGTTGGCAGGATTTTGGACTCGCTCAACGAATTGAATCTCGCCGACAACACCTATGTGCTGTTCACCAGCGACAATGGTCCTTGGTTGGTCAAGAACAAAGGTCACGCGGACGGGCATCGCCCCGGTGATCACGGTGGATCCGCCGGTCCGCTGCGAAGCGGCAAGGTATCGACCTTCGAAGGCGGTGTGCGGGTCCCTGCGATTCTTTGGGCACCAGGCAAGGTCCCCGCAGGAACCGTTTGCGATTCGATCGCGACGACCATGGATGTGATGCCAACTTTGGCCGCTCTCGCCGGTGCCGAAATCCCAACCGATCGAGTGATCGATGGGGAAGACATTCGGCATCTCTTCCACGGCGAATTTGACCAAGCCAACCCTGACAAGGCTTTCTTCTACTACCTGCGAGTCCACTTGCAAGCCGTTCGCCAAGGCAAATGGAAACTCCACTTGCCCCGTGAGAAACAACCCATTGGAGCCGCTCCGTTCGGTCGCAACGTCCACATCGCTCGCCAAGATCGAATCGGTTTCAAGAAGCCGTTCTTGGTCGACCTGGACAACGATCTGGGCGAAACCACGAACGTGGCAGCGCAGAATCCGAAGGTCGTTGAAAGACTGCTCGGCCTGGCCGAATCAATGCAAGAAGACCTGGGTGATTATGACCGAGTCGGAAAGAACATGCGGTTCTTCGATCCGCTGGACGTTCGCCCGACGATACCGCCCGTCCCGGCTCCTCCCGCTCGCAAGGGTCAGCCGTCGCATTCGAACAAATGA
- a CDS encoding efflux RND transporter periplasmic adaptor subunit: protein MPKIIRSILFVGVLVGIAVGYWYWRSQQNLQESSELVLYSNVDVRQVELAINGNERIAELKVEEGDRVTTGQLLAKLNTERLEHSVARAQAIVDAQKQVVARLEAGSRKEEIAKSLADVEEAQATAVDKERTIARLRKLLKSNAASQQEVDDALAEYNAIQASIRSLQAVADLVLAGPREEDIAEAKATLKRYEAELAQAEHDLSDGALHAPSVGVIQTRILEVGDMASPLKPVFTMALIDPVWVRAYVSEPDLGKISEGMTAIVITDSFPDKEYVGWIGFISPSAEFTPKPVETSELRTKLVYQVRVFVKNPDNELRLGMPATVRIPLHQTADKSNQAEPNDGDLEAGDPPAPEATNVVTRP from the coding sequence ATGCCCAAAATCATTCGTTCCATTCTCTTTGTCGGTGTTCTTGTTGGCATTGCAGTCGGCTACTGGTACTGGCGTTCTCAGCAGAATCTTCAGGAGAGCAGCGAACTCGTACTGTACAGCAATGTCGATGTTCGTCAGGTGGAGTTGGCAATCAACGGCAACGAACGGATTGCGGAACTGAAGGTCGAAGAGGGCGACCGTGTCACCACCGGTCAGTTGTTGGCCAAGTTGAACACCGAACGATTGGAACATTCTGTCGCCCGCGCCCAAGCCATCGTCGACGCTCAGAAGCAGGTCGTCGCTCGGCTCGAAGCGGGATCTCGAAAGGAAGAGATTGCCAAGTCGCTCGCCGATGTGGAGGAGGCACAAGCGACCGCGGTTGATAAAGAACGCACGATCGCCCGCCTTCGAAAACTTTTGAAATCCAATGCGGCGTCGCAACAAGAAGTCGACGATGCGTTGGCAGAATACAATGCGATCCAAGCCAGCATCCGATCGCTGCAAGCGGTGGCGGACTTGGTCCTCGCTGGGCCTCGAGAGGAAGACATCGCCGAAGCGAAGGCGACGCTCAAACGCTACGAAGCCGAACTGGCTCAAGCAGAACATGATCTAAGTGACGGGGCGCTGCACGCGCCCTCCGTCGGTGTCATCCAGACTCGAATCCTGGAAGTGGGCGACATGGCCTCACCGCTGAAACCTGTCTTCACGATGGCACTCATCGATCCCGTTTGGGTGCGTGCCTATGTTTCGGAACCCGACCTGGGCAAGATTTCCGAAGGGATGACCGCCATCGTCATCACGGACAGCTTTCCCGACAAAGAGTACGTGGGATGGATTGGGTTCATCTCTCCGTCTGCTGAGTTCACCCCCAAGCCAGTTGAAACCAGTGAGCTACGAACCAAGCTGGTTTATCAAGTTCGTGTCTTCGTCAAAAACCCTGACAACGAATTGCGTTTGGGCATGCCGGCGACGGTCAGGATCCCGCTCCACCAAACGGCCGACAAATCAAACCAAGCGGAGCCCAATGACGGGGACTTGGAAGCGGGAGATCCGCCCGCCCCGGAGGCCACAAACGTTGTGACGCGACCATGA